From a region of the Mesotoga sp. UBA6090 genome:
- a CDS encoding DegT/DnrJ/EryC1/StrS family aminotransferase produces MFIPLSKPDVTEKEITAVTDLMSSGILSIGPKVAEFEERFAEYIGVEHAVAVNSGTSALHLIVRSLNLKQGQTVITSSFTFVSSANVAIYEGAVPVFADIDEATYNISPETLEDALGYYSKNGLNTGQIKLRPFIPDVFMAVDIFGHPLEWDGIEGVCNRHGVKIVEDSCEALGSSFMGRRTGTFGLAGAFAFYPNKQITTGEGGIIVTDDSKIAELSKSMRNQGRGASENWLEHVRLGYNYRMDEMSAALGIEQLKRIDEILAKRQRVADRYEKLLSKIDGVETPFVADYATSIGWFVYVIRLDEKIERDNFMRHLIDNGVQCRDYFRPIHLQPFYMTKFGFKNGMFPVTEELARRTVAIPFFNNLSEEEQQFVAHTIEKALEYN; encoded by the coding sequence ATGTTCATTCCCCTTTCCAAACCCGACGTGACTGAAAAGGAAATCACCGCTGTTACCGATCTCATGAGTAGTGGAATCTTATCTATCGGCCCTAAAGTTGCAGAGTTTGAAGAAAGATTCGCAGAATATATCGGGGTCGAACATGCGGTTGCAGTTAACAGCGGGACCAGCGCCCTTCATCTCATTGTTCGATCTCTCAACTTGAAACAGGGCCAGACGGTAATCACAAGTTCATTCACTTTTGTGTCTTCAGCCAATGTTGCAATATACGAAGGTGCCGTTCCTGTTTTCGCAGATATTGACGAGGCAACATACAACATCTCTCCAGAGACGTTGGAAGACGCTCTAGGTTATTACTCGAAAAACGGTCTGAATACAGGTCAAATCAAGTTAAGACCCTTCATTCCTGATGTTTTCATGGCTGTCGATATTTTTGGTCACCCCCTTGAATGGGACGGGATAGAAGGTGTCTGTAATAGACATGGCGTAAAAATCGTAGAGGATTCTTGTGAGGCGCTGGGAAGCTCCTTTATGGGGCGGAGAACCGGTACTTTCGGTCTCGCAGGTGCATTTGCATTCTATCCAAACAAGCAAATCACAACTGGAGAAGGCGGAATAATTGTTACTGACGACAGCAAAATTGCCGAATTATCGAAAAGCATGAGAAATCAGGGAAGAGGCGCATCAGAGAATTGGCTTGAACATGTGAGGTTGGGCTACAATTATCGGATGGACGAGATGTCGGCAGCACTGGGTATAGAGCAGCTGAAAAGGATTGATGAAATTCTGGCAAAGCGGCAGAGAGTGGCCGACAGATACGAGAAATTGCTTTCAAAGATTGATGGAGTAGAGACTCCCTTTGTGGCAGATTATGCTACAAGTATCGGCTGGTTCGTATATGTCATAAGGCTTGATGAAAAGATAGAGAGAGATAACTTCATGAGACACCTTATTGACAATGGCGTTCAGTGCAGAGACTATTTCAGACCTATCCATCTTCAACCCTTTTATATGACAAAGTTCGGATTCAAGAATGGCATGTTTCCTGTAACTGAAGAGCTTGCAAGAAGAACGGTTGCTATCCCTTTCTTCAATAATCTGTCTGAAGAAGAACAGCAGTTCGTTGCTCACACTATTGAAAAGGCTTTGGAGTACAACTGA